The following is a genomic window from Tautonia marina.
TCCCGGATCTTCCAGATCAAATCCGCGTACGAGCCGGAAACTCCCGAGAGATCGACCTCGAAGATCCGGCGCGACAAGCCCCTCAGATCGCCTGACGAAACCCCCGCCACCGACGCTTCGGCCCGCTCCAGCTCCCAGCCGGCCGCCAGCAATCGGGGCATCGCCTCCCGGGGCAAGTGATCCACATGACAGCGAATCAGGAACCGATCGAACAGGGCATTGAGCGCCTCGTCCTCGGCCAGATGGTTCGAGGCCGTGAACAGCGAGAGCAAGGGGAGCCGATGCACCTCGGCCCCGCGTCGGAATCGCCGCTCGTTGAGGACCGTGAGCAGATTGTTCAGAATGGCGCTATTGGCGTTAAACAGCTCGTCGAGAAAGGCGAACTCGGCCTCGGGCAGCATCCCCGCCGTCACCGTCGCCACGGTCCCCTCACGCAATCGGGCCAGGTCGATCGGGCCGAACAGCTCGTTCGGCTCGCTGAATCGGGTGAGCAAGTATTCAAAATAGCGTCCTTGTACCCGTTCGGCGAACCCTCGGATCACGGCCGACTTGGCGGTGCCGGGCGGCCCGAGCAAAAACAGGTGTTCTCCGGAGACGACTGCAAGGGCGATCAGGTCCACCACCTCGTCCCGGCCGACGAACCGCTGCTTCAGGGGCGCGATCACGTCGTTCCTCAGGCGATCGACGACGAGCAAGGCGTGGGGGTCAAGCTCGGCCAAGGGGGCATCCTCCGATCGCTCTCACGACCAATCCCCGAGCGGGGGCGAGGGGCGGGGTCCAGGGTCTGGGTTCGAACCTTGCTCGCGAGCATTGGGCTTCAAGAAGTATGTGCGGGGCGGCCCGATTGCGTCGAGAGCCAAGCCGAGCCAATCCCGTCCCGGAGCCTCGGAAGGGGTCCAGCTCGGTTTCGGTTGAGCGGCCAACCGTTCGGCAAACAGCAGCAAGAGCCCGTCGTGCCCGTCGAAGTCGATCGGAGAGGTCGGTGCTTGCTCCACATCGGACAACGCCCCCGAAAGCGGCCAGCGGCGAAGCACCTCCGATAAGCGTCTCGACAGCACGTCGTCCGGATCCATCGCCCGAGCCCGACGATGCACCGCCGCCAAGTAGCGTAACGTCAGATCGGCCGAAAGGTGCTCCCCGGCCGATCGCGGCGGCGGCGGAAGCCTCAGGGCGTGATCGACAACCTCGGCCGGCTCCCCCCGACTCACCAGGAACCAGCAGGCCGTCTGGGTCCACTCCGCCGCGGCCAGCGCCGACCGCTCGTCGAACTCGAGGGGAGGCCCGGCCAGATCCATCAACATGTCGTCAAACGCCTTCCTCAGACGTGCCGCCGCCTCTGCCCGATCCTCCGCCGAGGGTTCCCCTCGGAGAGCTTCCCGGAACACGACCCGCCCCTCGCTCAGAAGGCGATCGAGAAACCCGGCCAGCGACGCCATCGGTCAATCCATCCCCACGCCATGATTGATCATCGGCTCCCACAATCCAAGCTTCATCGCATCCTCGACGGGAGAAACGGAGCCCCTTTCGTCTGGTGTTCGCCCAAGCGAGTCAGGCCAGGAACTGGGGGCTGGCCCCGAGTCGTCGCGAGGCCCGGCGCCCCTTGACCGGTGGGGCGATTCCATCCCCTGAACCCCGCGATCAGGATGTCTGGTTGCATCGTAGGCGATCCGGAGTCGGTCTTCAATCGCGCGTCCTCGATCACGACGCTGACGCCCTGGCCCTTCCACCGGGCGCCTCATTTGCACCAAAGGGGGATGCGCGGCGCGGACCAACGCGTCCTTCAGTTGAGTACGCGACGGAGCAGACGCCCTCGTTCTATGCCTGCTTCCAGGAAACCCGCGCTGACTACCCACCCGGGGAAATGGCCCCGGAGAACGATCCCCGACCACTCCGGACCAGATCAACAAGGAGAATCCCATGGCCCACGAACAATTCAAGAGTTGCATCGACGCCTGCGTTGCTTGCGCTCAGGAGTGCGAGCACTGCGGAGACGCCTGTATCGGTGACACGAAGATGGCCGAGTGCGTCCGTACCTGCCGCGACTGTGCCGAGCTGTGCTGGACCTGCTCCGGCTTCATGAGTCGCGGGTCGCAACTGGCCGCCGCCGTGTGTCGCGCCTGTGCCGACGCCTGCGACCGCTGCGCCGCCGAATGCTCCAAGCATCAGGCCGACCACTGTCGCCGCTGCGCCGAGGCCT
Proteins encoded in this region:
- a CDS encoding four-helix bundle copper-binding protein, translated to MAHEQFKSCIDACVACAQECEHCGDACIGDTKMAECVRTCRDCAELCWTCSGFMSRGSQLAAAVCRACADACDRCAAECSKHQADHCRRCAEACRRCAEECRKVAA
- a CDS encoding AAA family ATPase encodes the protein MAELDPHALLVVDRLRNDVIAPLKQRFVGRDEVVDLIALAVVSGEHLFLLGPPGTAKSAVIRGFAERVQGRYFEYLLTRFSEPNELFGPIDLARLREGTVATVTAGMLPEAEFAFLDELFNANSAILNNLLTVLNERRFRRGAEVHRLPLLSLFTASNHLAEDEALNALFDRFLIRCHVDHLPREAMPRLLAAGWELERAEASVAGVSSGDLRGLSRRIFEVDLSGVSGSYADLIWKIRDLGLALSDRRAVKVLKLVAASALLSGRSKATRSDFWVLRYVWDREEQIDPLRSLVGSVLEQAASEDPETARHPLAEPPDRVDGEDLARQLDEVARQLDDAKERPLALLVAARLRDRLAELSDQASWVADDDARHHLIERASVLLNRLG